Proteins co-encoded in one Polaromonas vacuolata genomic window:
- a CDS encoding EpsG family protein, whose amino-acid sequence MEPYWFLFLVPAWLAVTRLRPAATGVSQSKRWPAWWRVVFVLLVLMIGLRHEVGGDWLTYIEHISSANYQTLSVAVGQGDPAYSLLNWVAAKTGLGPYFVNTVCAAIFSWGLVVFCRAQPRPWLALVVAVPYLVTVVAMGYTRQGTAIGLAMLGLVALSERKLLRFAVFVVLAALFHKTAILLLPLAALAGTKHRGWTLVWVAIVSVVFYVLLLQESVAALNAGYITAQYQSQGAAIRVAMNAVPAVIFLWLRRRFVMPQADRSFWVWMSLGALGFVGWLAVSPSSTAVDRVALYWIPLQLFVFSRLPNALGKPNGRNGVLVRWVVFYSACVLFVWLVFAQTAFAWLPYQFYPWVALWN is encoded by the coding sequence ATGGAGCCTTATTGGTTTTTATTCTTGGTGCCGGCATGGCTGGCCGTGACGCGTTTACGGCCTGCCGCCACTGGGGTCAGCCAGTCCAAGCGCTGGCCTGCTTGGTGGCGCGTGGTGTTTGTGCTGCTGGTGCTGATGATTGGTTTGCGGCACGAGGTGGGGGGTGACTGGTTAACTTATATAGAACACATCAGTTCGGCTAATTACCAGACTCTGTCGGTTGCGGTGGGCCAGGGCGACCCGGCCTATAGCCTGCTGAACTGGGTGGCTGCCAAGACGGGGCTGGGGCCTTATTTTGTGAACACGGTGTGCGCGGCGATCTTCAGCTGGGGGCTGGTGGTGTTTTGCCGCGCCCAGCCGCGCCCTTGGCTGGCGCTGGTCGTGGCTGTGCCATACCTTGTCACGGTGGTGGCCATGGGCTATACGCGTCAGGGCACGGCCATTGGCTTGGCCATGCTGGGGCTGGTGGCCTTGTCAGAGCGCAAGCTGTTGCGCTTTGCGGTGTTTGTGGTGTTGGCGGCCCTGTTTCACAAGACAGCCATCCTGTTGTTGCCACTGGCTGCGTTGGCGGGAACCAAGCACCGGGGATGGACCTTGGTGTGGGTGGCGATTGTCTCGGTTGTTTTTTATGTGCTGTTGCTGCAAGAGTCGGTGGCCGCGCTCAATGCGGGTTACATCACGGCGCAATACCAGTCGCAGGGGGCTGCCATTCGGGTGGCCATGAATGCTGTGCCAGCGGTGATTTTTTTATGGCTTCGCCGCCGTTTTGTTATGCCGCAGGCAGACCGCTCGTTTTGGGTCTGGATGTCGCTGGGCGCACTGGGCTTTGTCGGGTGGCTGGCGGTTTCGCCTTCGTCCACGGCGGTGGACCGTGTGGCTTTGTACTGGATTCCGCTGCAGTTGTTTGTCTTCTCGCGCCTGCCCAATGCATTGGGTAAGCCTAATGGTCGCAATGGCGTATTGGTGCGCTGGGTAGTTTTCTACAGTGCTTGCGTGTTATTTGTCTGGCTGGTGTTCGCTCAGACGGCCTTTGCCTGGCTGCCCTACCAGTTTTATCCGTGGGTCGCGTTGTGGAATTAG
- a CDS encoding glycosyltransferase family 4 protein yields MCIAVVSNTCWYLFNFRLNLMLALQAAGHTVVAVAPDDAYAQRIRNAGIAFEAVPISGGGTHPLRELQSVLRLGAVFRRHRVGLVLSYTPKGNLYSALASIALRVAFVPNVSGLGRAFIRKSLVTQIAKTLYRLTFGRAHRVFFQNLDDMAVFVDSGLVRAGQAERLPGSGVELSRFLPTPPVVRPADAPVFLLVARMLWDKGVGEYVDSARKVRALHPGARFQLLGFLDVANPSAIARTQVEAWVAEGVVDYLGPTDDVRPFLVQADCVVLPSYREGVPRTLLEAAATARPVITTDAPGCRDTVLDGETGFLCRPADALDLTEKLLRFIALAPEVRQAMGQRGRAFVEQNFDERLVIERYLSVVAEVAAGRAS; encoded by the coding sequence ATGTGCATTGCTGTTGTCTCCAATACCTGCTGGTATTTGTTCAATTTCCGTCTCAATCTGATGCTGGCCTTGCAGGCAGCCGGCCACACGGTTGTGGCTGTCGCGCCTGACGATGCCTACGCCCAACGCATCCGCAATGCGGGCATTGCGTTTGAGGCGGTGCCGATTTCAGGTGGCGGCACGCATCCGCTGCGCGAGTTGCAGTCGGTACTGCGCTTGGGTGCGGTGTTTCGCCGGCACCGGGTGGGCTTGGTGCTGAGCTACACGCCCAAGGGCAATCTGTATTCGGCACTGGCGTCTATAGCGCTGCGCGTTGCGTTTGTGCCGAATGTGTCGGGGCTGGGCCGGGCGTTTATTCGCAAGTCGCTGGTCACACAAATAGCCAAGACGCTGTACCGCCTAACCTTTGGCCGCGCGCACCGGGTGTTTTTTCAGAACCTGGACGACATGGCGGTGTTTGTTGATAGCGGGCTGGTGCGGGCCGGGCAGGCTGAGCGCTTGCCGGGTTCGGGCGTTGAACTGAGTCGCTTTTTGCCTACGCCGCCTGTCGTGCGGCCGGCTGATGCGCCGGTTTTTTTGCTGGTGGCCCGCATGTTGTGGGACAAGGGTGTGGGCGAGTATGTAGACTCTGCGCGCAAGGTGCGGGCACTGCACCCCGGCGCACGCTTTCAGTTACTGGGCTTTTTGGATGTGGCCAATCCTTCTGCTATTGCCCGCACGCAGGTAGAAGCTTGGGTGGCTGAAGGCGTGGTCGATTATCTGGGGCCAACTGACGACGTGCGGCCTTTCTTGGTGCAGGCTGATTGCGTGGTGTTGCCGTCTTACCGTGAGGGCGTGCCACGTACTTTGCTAGAAGCCGCTGCCACGGCCCGCCCGGTTATCACAACCGATGCGCCGGGTTGCCGTGACACGGTGCTTGATGGTGAAACCGGCTTTTTGTGCCGACCGGCCGATGCGCTAGATTTGACGGAAAAGCTGCTGCGTTTTATTGCCCTTGCGCCTGAAGTGCGTCAAGCCATGGGTCAGCGTGGGCGTGCATTTGTTGAGCAGAACTTTGATGAACGGCTGGTGATTGAGCGGTATCTGTCGGTGGTGGCTGAGGTTGCAGCGGGAAGGGCTTCTTAG
- a CDS encoding YdcF family protein yields the protein MTILTLMTILVLACVVFFSSKAGGVLLTACIEQSATPIDAPAGKAAQAIVVLTGGDLRTQEAARQYRQTGLPVLTSGGDGEAARIKEQLETEFHVPVKWTEENSLNTEQNAMFSAEILAKENIQSIILVTHALHMRRARMMFLDQGLDVIPAATDYTSHTALEWRDFLPSAEGRKLTQSALHEIVGLAWFRIRQIVA from the coding sequence ATGACAATCCTGACGCTTATGACGATCTTGGTGCTGGCTTGCGTCGTTTTCTTTAGCAGCAAAGCGGGTGGTGTTTTGCTTACGGCTTGCATCGAGCAATCGGCTACGCCAATTGACGCACCAGCCGGTAAAGCGGCGCAAGCCATTGTTGTACTGACGGGTGGCGACTTGCGAACCCAAGAAGCAGCACGGCAGTACCGTCAGACAGGATTGCCAGTGCTCACATCCGGAGGGGATGGTGAAGCCGCCAGAATAAAAGAGCAGCTTGAAACCGAGTTCCACGTCCCCGTCAAATGGACGGAAGAGAACTCGCTCAACACCGAACAAAACGCCATGTTCTCAGCGGAAATCTTGGCAAAAGAAAACATTCAAAGCATCATCCTGGTGACCCACGCGCTGCATATGCGACGCGCTCGAATGATGTTTTTAGACCAGGGCTTGGATGTGATTCCCGCTGCCACGGATTACACAAGCCATACAGCGCTTGAATGGCGCGATTTTCTACCAAGCGCCGAAGGCCGAAAATTAACGCAATCCGCGCTGCATGAAATTGTCGGTTTGGCATGGTTCAGAATTCGCCAGATCGTTGCTTGA
- a CDS encoding YjbH domain-containing protein: protein MKTKNKKNIAHPLNQLATALFGIALLQASAAQAQGVGIASMGATGGLQIPSAYVLGSGEMALSFGDYQNPKLGDFSRHQNFTLGFGVLPGVELFGRFAEYTNPNKDADGARNANGPRDISANIKWQLPIDLPGLPKLAIGASDLSGGAVYFKSQYAVASDQYGPLRWSLGYARGTPSLGRIGNPKVLDGLFGGGELKLGTSRATLLAESDGTQRHAGLRYYSDQISWLGDSQLVGTVQRSFGATTFSGQAADSTNFNVSLILPMGTSDAKRQAKANASKPLPALSVLPAMSDLSTADAGMSATAADRMDDLARLLRSIGLDRIRIGMLGQQLVVEYENYRYLHNEADALGLVLGLAVETAPAGTSRVHAITRKVGQIVLETSVDALAYQAFLRDGDASLVRSSMGSGRLPGYDDSGVQWAQGNAGAGSRKSWLRLQIRPLLNYTLGTEYGAFDYSLAAQLRSTVGLWRGAELYTDVVQRVSNSRNVEPAGIFASSRQTNGLQTVALQQSFWLGERSFTSVGAGRYNYTDRGAEGESILFLPWNDDSLHVRGSYMQHQADVLPRVLEAYSGSYRWRMNTTTWLEAGYQQYTDRSTGPSVAFTRWFGDVALQLFARKGGSATFVGLSLTVPLTPREGMGAGLIQVSGNPSYTQSIRTQRTSALVTGNFIANDAVRPVALNYQPEVELLNSGRIAPSYIKDQLQRMRESFYLFGRDKLN from the coding sequence TTGAAAACAAAAAATAAAAAAAATATTGCGCATCCATTAAATCAATTAGCTACCGCATTGTTTGGCATAGCTTTGCTTCAAGCTTCTGCGGCCCAAGCACAAGGCGTTGGTATAGCCAGCATGGGCGCTACTGGTGGTTTGCAAATACCATCAGCCTACGTTCTTGGTTCTGGTGAAATGGCGCTTAGTTTTGGTGACTATCAGAATCCAAAATTGGGTGACTTTAGTCGTCATCAAAACTTCACCTTGGGCTTTGGTGTATTGCCGGGGGTGGAGTTGTTTGGTCGTTTTGCGGAATACACCAACCCCAACAAAGACGCAGATGGTGCACGCAATGCTAACGGCCCACGGGATATATCTGCCAACATTAAATGGCAACTGCCGATTGATTTACCTGGGCTGCCAAAACTAGCGATTGGTGCTTCTGATTTGAGTGGCGGTGCAGTTTATTTCAAATCTCAATATGCGGTTGCCAGTGATCAATACGGTCCTTTGCGTTGGTCGCTGGGTTATGCCCGCGGTACCCCTTCGTTGGGTCGTATTGGTAACCCCAAAGTGCTTGATGGGTTGTTTGGTGGTGGTGAATTAAAACTGGGTACTAGCCGCGCTACCTTGTTGGCTGAAAGCGATGGCACGCAGCGCCATGCGGGTTTGCGTTATTACTCAGATCAAATATCTTGGTTGGGCGATAGCCAGTTGGTGGGCACTGTTCAGCGCTCGTTTGGTGCGACTACTTTTAGTGGGCAGGCGGCAGATTCAACTAATTTTAATGTCTCGCTTATTTTGCCAATGGGTACGTCTGACGCTAAGCGTCAAGCCAAAGCGAATGCGTCAAAACCATTGCCCGCATTATCCGTATTACCCGCAATGTCAGATCTAAGCACTGCTGATGCCGGTATGTCTGCGACTGCTGCAGACCGTATGGATGATTTGGCGCGTCTACTTCGCAGCATTGGATTGGACCGTATTCGCATCGGTATGCTGGGTCAGCAGTTGGTGGTCGAATATGAAAACTACCGTTATCTGCATAACGAGGCAGATGCCTTAGGGCTTGTTCTCGGCCTTGCTGTGGAGACTGCTCCTGCGGGTACTAGTCGCGTTCATGCGATTACCCGTAAGGTCGGCCAGATTGTGCTGGAAACCTCGGTTGATGCATTGGCTTATCAAGCATTTTTACGTGATGGTGATGCGTCTTTAGTGCGCAGCAGCATGGGTTCTGGTCGTCTGCCGGGGTATGACGATAGTGGCGTGCAGTGGGCGCAGGGCAATGCGGGTGCGGGTTCGCGCAAGAGCTGGTTGCGGTTGCAGATACGGCCACTGCTTAACTACACGCTAGGCACTGAATACGGAGCGTTTGATTACTCGCTTGCAGCGCAATTGCGCAGCACGGTTGGTTTGTGGCGTGGCGCTGAGCTTTATACCGATGTGGTGCAGCGCGTGTCTAACAGCCGCAACGTGGAACCCGCTGGCATTTTTGCCAGTTCACGCCAAACCAATGGTTTGCAGACTGTTGCGCTACAGCAGTCTTTTTGGTTGGGTGAACGTAGTTTTACCAGTGTCGGTGCAGGTCGCTACAACTATACCGATCGTGGTGCCGAAGGCGAGTCGATATTGTTTTTACCGTGGAATGATGACAGCTTGCACGTACGCGGCAGTTATATGCAGCACCAAGCTGATGTGTTGCCGCGTGTGCTTGAAGCTTATTCAGGCTCTTACCGCTGGCGCATGAATACGACCACTTGGTTAGAAGCCGGTTATCAGCAATACACCGATAGATCAACCGGCCCTTCTGTGGCTTTTACCCGTTGGTTTGGTGACGTAGCTTTGCAGCTGTTTGCGCGCAAGGGCGGCAGCGCTACGTTTGTAGGTTTATCCCTGACTGTGCCGCTTACCCCGCGTGAGGGTATGGGCGCTGGCCTTATACAAGTGAGCGGTAATCCAAGTTATACCCAGTCGATTCGCACACAAAGAACCAGCGCTCTTGTGACTGGTAATTTCATTGCCAATGATGCGGTAAGACCGGTGGCGCTTAACTATCAGCCGGAAGTAGAGCTACTCAATTCGGGTCGGATCGCGCCAAGCTATATCAAAGATCAGTTGCAGCGTATGCGTGAGTCTTTTTATCTGTTTGGGCGTGACAAACTTAATTAA
- a CDS encoding alkaline phosphatase D family protein, with the protein MSLLFCPQIDWLLQGLKKSKAVWKVIASDMPLGLQVSDGKDAAGNSKWEAVANGDHNAPLGRELEVARLLREIKRAGIKNVVWLTADVHYTAAHYFDPAKAQFSDFSPFWEFVSGPFNSGSFGPGKTDGTFGMQVFYQKFPAVQNTAPTEGLQFFGQVDIDAKTKAMTVTLKDLTGAALYAKTLAPQRV; encoded by the coding sequence ATGTCCCTTTTGTTTTGCCCACAAATTGACTGGTTGCTACAAGGTTTAAAAAAATCAAAAGCGGTATGGAAAGTGATTGCGTCGGACATGCCACTAGGCCTACAGGTAAGCGATGGCAAAGACGCAGCCGGCAATTCGAAGTGGGAAGCCGTCGCCAACGGCGACCATAACGCACCACTTGGGCGAGAGCTCGAAGTCGCCAGATTGCTCAGAGAGATCAAACGCGCTGGTATTAAAAATGTGGTCTGGTTAACCGCAGATGTGCATTACACCGCAGCGCATTATTTCGACCCTGCCAAAGCCCAGTTCAGCGACTTCTCACCGTTCTGGGAATTCGTCTCCGGCCCATTCAATTCAGGCAGCTTTGGCCCCGGTAAAACAGATGGTACTTTTGGCATGCAAGTGTTCTACCAAAAATTTCCAGCCGTTCAAAACACCGCACCCACCGAAGGTCTGCAGTTTTTTGGTCAAGTCGACATTGATGCTAAAACCAAAGCCATGACGGTTACTTTAAAAGACTTAACCGGCGCGGCACTCTACGCAAAAACGCTGGCACCGCAGCGGGTGTGA
- a CDS encoding RHS repeat-associated core domain-containing protein, with product MTNREGNNTRLSTDALGRQDKTTYAWDANNRLIQMNQSKTISSNTGNTSTTVLSASFSYDAFGRRIQSTITQGTQAPTTVQYLYEGAQALGEIRDGKLSHRLLTGLSLDETIARIAINADGNKEAANSRIYLTDALNSVIAQLADDDNANIQNSYAYSPYGQSQTVGPDSANNPNQYTSRENDNTGLYYYRARYYDPVLKRFVSSDPIGLAGGINTYLYANGSPLLYADPLGLFGWADMPAIPQPALDFGTGIADDVSFGLGPLARDLLDVDGGVDRCSTAYKAGQYGTLGLGLGRMAHAGTAKAVSLAPSLTGREASVIRNSMKRLFRGPFAGSNYRMYSYEQMLAKKGSDATVKAAAGRTSRG from the coding sequence GTGACCAACCGAGAAGGCAACAACACCCGCCTCAGCACCGACGCCCTAGGTCGCCAAGACAAAACCACCTACGCTTGGGACGCAAACAACCGTCTGATCCAGATGAATCAAAGCAAGACCATTAGCAGCAATACTGGCAACACCAGCACCACCGTACTAAGCGCCAGTTTCAGCTACGACGCCTTCGGCCGAAGAATCCAAAGCACCATCACACAAGGCACCCAAGCCCCCACCACCGTGCAATACCTCTACGAAGGCGCGCAAGCATTAGGTGAAATCAGAGACGGCAAGCTAAGCCACCGACTGCTCACCGGTTTGAGTTTGGACGAGACGATAGCCAGAATCGCCATCAACGCCGACGGCAATAAAGAGGCCGCTAACAGTCGTATTTATTTGACCGATGCGCTCAATAGCGTGATCGCGCAATTGGCTGATGATGACAACGCGAATATTCAAAACAGCTACGCCTACAGCCCCTACGGCCAGAGCCAGACAGTGGGGCCAGACAGCGCTAACAATCCGAACCAATACACCAGCAGAGAAAACGACAACACGGGGCTTTATTACTATCGGGCGCGGTATTACGACCCGGTGTTGAAGCGGTTTGTGTCTAGTGATCCGATTGGGTTGGCGGGGGGGATAAATACCTACCTATACGCCAACGGGTCACCGCTGCTGTATGCGGACCCGCTGGGTTTGTTCGGCTGGGCCGATATGCCGGCAATTCCTCAACCTGCACTTGACTTTGGTACGGGTATAGCCGATGACGTGTCATTCGGCTTAGGCCCTCTTGCCCGTGACCTCCTTGACGTTGATGGTGGCGTAGATAGATGCTCTACAGCATATAAGGCGGGGCAGTATGGAACTCTTGGTCTTGGGCTTGGTCGAATGGCGCACGCGGGAACAGCGAAGGCCGTGTCTTTGGCCCCCAGCCTTACAGGTCGCGAAGCATCAGTTATCCGCAACAGCATGAAGCGGTTATTCCGAGGCCCCTTTGCCGGTTCGAACTACCGCATGTACTCGTATGAACAAATGTTGGCCAAAAAAGGCAGCGACGCGACTGTAAAGGCTGCTGCTGGCCGTACCAGTCGAGGCTGA
- a CDS encoding RHS repeat-associated core domain-containing protein: MQYLYEGAQALGEIRDGKLSHRLLTGLSLDETIARIAINADGNKDAANNRLYLTDALNSVIAQLADDDNANIQNSYGYSPYGQSQTVGPDSANNPNQYTSRENDNTELYYYRARYYDPVLKRFVSSDPIGLAGGLNTYQYVGGNPLSYVDPRGLDWVYSQSTGQTTHVDSNGNSANVGTGYAGTSNGRNNPAMQNVSNVGPLPRGTYDIGAGHYSSNTGPNTMNLTPKPGTDTLGRDLFRIHGNNAANDASHGCVILGPNIRNQINNSADRVLRVVP; this comes from the coding sequence GTGCAATACCTCTACGAAGGCGCGCAAGCCTTGGGTGAAATCAGAGACGGCAAGCTAAGCCACCGACTGCTCACCGGTTTGAGTTTGGACGAGACGATAGCCAGAATCGCTATCAATGCCGACGGCAATAAAGACGCAGCGAATAACCGCCTTTACCTAACCGACGCGCTCAACAGCGTGATCGCGCAATTGGCTGATGATGACAACGCGAATATTCAAAACAGTTATGGCTATAGCCCTTATGGCCAAAGCCAGACGGTTGGCCCAGACAGCGCAAATAATCCGAACCAATACACCAGCAGAGAAAACGACAACACGGAGCTTTATTACTATCGGGCGCGGTATTACGACCCGGTGTTGAAGAGGTTTGTGTCTAGTGATCCGATTGGGTTGGCGGGGGGCCTCAATACTTACCAGTATGTGGGGGGTAATCCGCTAAGTTATGTTGATCCGCGTGGACTTGACTGGGTGTATAGCCAGTCAACGGGGCAAACGACGCACGTAGATTCAAATGGTAATAGTGCGAATGTTGGCACTGGCTATGCGGGAACCAGTAATGGAAGAAATAATCCAGCGATGCAAAATGTTTCAAATGTAGGCCCACTTCCTCGAGGAACATACGATATAGGTGCCGGTCATTACAGCTCCAACACAGGGCCAAACACAATGAATTTGACGCCAAAGCCTGGTACAGACACCCTTGGGCGCGATCTATTTCGTATTCATGGAAATAATGCTGCGAATGATGCATCGCACGGTTGCGTAATTCTTGGCCCCAATATAAGAAATCAAATTAACAATAGTGCTGATCGTGTATTGCGAGTGGTGCCGTGA